A DNA window from Shewanella baltica contains the following coding sequences:
- a CDS encoding DUF1328 domain-containing protein yields MLGWTLVFLVVAVIAGLFGFTGIAGAAAGIAKIIFFLFIVLLVISLLINALKGKSPRL; encoded by the coding sequence ATGTTAGGTTGGACATTAGTATTTCTAGTTGTCGCTGTTATTGCCGGACTGTTTGGATTTACGGGCATCGCTGGCGCGGCAGCGGGAATCGCAAAAATTATTTTCTTCTTATTTATTGTGTTACTCGTAATTTCACTGCTGATTAATGCCCTCAAGGGCAAGTCACCGCGACTTTAA